A genomic region of Desulfonatronum thiodismutans contains the following coding sequences:
- the grpE gene encoding nucleotide exchange factor GrpE: MFSFFKKKPDPLEPIRAELQDRIDSLGERFEASLERIDEALRKTATQVRRQGVALDMIRESQEQKLDAVYALLAERQDSGQQELLAFAEAFVRYIAHQDGGDESLRQAENKFSMFLESQGIEIIWDLHEAFDDARHQACDTRDDPGFPDATVLDVVRPGFLVGGHTNPPALVVVNKRTSHLSILHGEDS, encoded by the coding sequence TTGTTTTCCTTTTTCAAGAAAAAGCCCGATCCGTTGGAACCGATCCGCGCCGAACTCCAAGACCGGATAGATTCCTTGGGTGAACGATTCGAGGCCTCGTTGGAACGTATCGACGAAGCCCTGCGCAAGACGGCCACCCAGGTTCGCCGTCAGGGCGTGGCCCTGGACATGATCCGGGAGTCCCAAGAGCAAAAGTTGGATGCGGTGTACGCCCTGCTTGCCGAACGCCAGGACAGTGGGCAGCAGGAACTTTTGGCCTTTGCCGAGGCATTTGTCCGTTACATCGCGCACCAGGACGGCGGGGACGAGTCCCTGCGCCAAGCAGAAAACAAGTTCAGCATGTTCCTGGAGTCCCAGGGCATTGAAATCATCTGGGATCTGCACGAGGCGTTTGACGACGCCCGGCATCAAGCCTGCGACACCCGCGACGATCCAGGTTTTCCGGACGCGACCGTCCTGGATGTGGTCCGGCCAGGTTTCCTGGTTGGTGGACATACCAACCCTCCTGCCCTGGTTGTGGTCAACAAGCGCACCTCTCATCTCAGCATCCTGCACGGAGAAGATTCATGA
- a CDS encoding type II toxin-antitoxin system HigB family toxin has product MRVIALSTLKSFWEQNSAHIDAKEPILAWYRQISKADWASPAELKADFGSASILRDGRVVFNIAGNKYRLVTWINYPYRVVYVRFIGTHAEYDAIDAQTI; this is encoded by the coding sequence ATGCGCGTCATCGCACTGTCCACCTTGAAAAGCTTTTGGGAGCAAAACTCCGCGCATATCGACGCAAAAGAACCGATATTGGCTTGGTACCGCCAAATTTCCAAGGCCGACTGGGCCTCTCCGGCCGAGTTGAAGGCGGATTTCGGCAGCGCCAGTATTTTGCGCGACGGCAGGGTGGTTTTCAACATCGCGGGAAACAAATATCGCCTGGTAACATGGATCAACTACCCTTATCGGGTCGTCTATGTCAGGTTTATCGGCACTCACGCGGAATATGACGCCATCGACGCACAAACAATTTGA
- a CDS encoding J domain-containing protein codes for MFEKCTRTLRVSPDATTEEVRQAFVKLARRWPPEHFPARFTEIKHCADLLNLEDSVVEELLTRIVKSDVIDLFVGLLPESADASEDVAAAASEFDLPAFMELLNPGRRRQIMLGCLDNIPDGAAFYRR; via the coding sequence ATGTTTGAAAAATGCACCCGCACCCTTCGTGTTTCCCCGGACGCCACGACGGAGGAAGTCAGGCAGGCCTTCGTCAAGCTGGCCAGACGCTGGCCGCCGGAGCATTTTCCGGCCCGGTTCACGGAAATCAAGCACTGCGCCGACTTGCTGAACCTGGAAGATTCGGTCGTGGAGGAATTGCTGACCAGGATCGTGAAATCCGATGTGATTGATCTGTTTGTCGGACTCTTGCCCGAATCCGCCGACGCCTCGGAGGACGTCGCGGCGGCCGCCTCGGAATTCGACCTTCCCGCGTTCATGGAGCTGCTCAACCCGGGACGGCGGCGCCAGATCATGTTGGGTTGTCTGGACAATATCCCGGATGGGGCGGCGTTTTATCGGAGGTGA
- a CDS encoding M24 family metallopeptidase — protein sequence MSFEALERIPEEELVRRWERCRSLLRTQLPDAGGVLVFSRLNIYYFTGSWANGVFWLPIEGRPVLLVRRGIERVQLESAVEHVGVYRSFRELPGLAGEAGSPLSDVVGVEMSGLTWALGQGLARHLSGHDLRSADGLLNQTRAVKTQWELAKMRLVGARHDHCLRELLAKRIAPGMTEREISIRIWEVFFSQGHHGLLRMQNHGEEIFLGHVSAGDSANYPSVFDGPVGLRGAHPAVTHMGYAGTVWKAGTPLTLDVGFGLEGYQTDKTQVYWAGTPEDIPEQARRAHEFCIAVQGWLAEYMRPGAVPSRLFQHCWDWAEQEGWGEGFMALGGNKVRFLGHGIGLAIDEWPALAKGFEAPLEQGMVLALEPKIGLPGLGMVGVENTFEVTPNGGRCLTGSDYSMVCVAAD from the coding sequence ATGAGTTTTGAAGCATTGGAGCGCATCCCGGAAGAAGAGCTGGTCCGGCGGTGGGAGCGGTGTCGGTCCTTGTTGCGGACCCAATTGCCCGACGCTGGCGGCGTGCTCGTTTTTTCGCGGTTGAACATCTACTACTTCACCGGATCCTGGGCCAACGGGGTGTTCTGGCTGCCGATAGAAGGGCGGCCGGTGCTGCTGGTCCGGCGGGGGATCGAGCGGGTTCAGCTGGAGTCCGCGGTGGAGCATGTGGGCGTTTACCGGTCGTTTCGGGAGCTGCCCGGTTTGGCCGGGGAGGCCGGTTCGCCCCTGTCCGATGTCGTCGGCGTGGAGATGTCCGGACTGACCTGGGCCCTGGGTCAGGGCCTAGCCAGGCATCTGAGCGGACATGACCTGCGTTCCGCCGATGGCCTGCTGAACCAGACCAGAGCCGTCAAGACCCAGTGGGAGCTGGCCAAGATGCGCCTGGTCGGCGCTCGGCATGACCACTGCCTGCGGGAGCTGCTGGCAAAGCGGATCGCGCCGGGCATGACCGAGCGGGAAATCTCGATCCGGATTTGGGAGGTGTTTTTCAGCCAGGGCCATCACGGGCTGTTGCGGATGCAGAACCATGGGGAGGAAATTTTCCTGGGCCACGTGTCCGCTGGTGACAGCGCCAACTATCCCAGCGTGTTCGACGGCCCGGTGGGGCTGCGCGGGGCCCACCCGGCCGTGACCCACATGGGATATGCCGGAACGGTCTGGAAAGCCGGGACCCCACTGACCCTGGACGTGGGCTTCGGCCTGGAAGGCTACCAGACGGACAAGACCCAGGTCTACTGGGCGGGCACACCCGAGGATATCCCGGAGCAGGCCCGTCGCGCCCACGAGTTCTGCATCGCCGTCCAGGGGTGGCTGGCCGAATACATGAGGCCCGGAGCCGTTCCGAGCCGGTTGTTCCAGCATTGCTGGGACTGGGCCGAACAGGAGGGCTGGGGCGAAGGGTTCATGGCCCTGGGCGGGAACAAGGTCCGCTTTCTGGGCCACGGCATCGGCCTGGCCATCGACGAATGGCCGGCCCTGGCCAAGGGTTTCGAGGCCCCGCTGGAACAGGGCATGGTCCTGGCCCTGGAACCGAAGATAGGGCTGCCTGGGCTGGGCATGGTCGGGGTGGAAAACACCTTTGAGGTCACCCCGAACGGCGGACGCTGCCTGACCGGAAGCGATTATTCCATGGTCTGCGTGGCTGCGGACTGA
- a CDS encoding CoA-binding protein: MLNLAELAARLAQVKTIAVLGAKDVPGRPVDRVGRYLINSGFTIFPVHPVRKDVWGLPTYARLRDIPEPIDLVDVFRAPQFCADHARECLELSPLPGIFWMQTGITNHEARELLEAAGVHVVEDLCLMIEHQRLADHG; this comes from the coding sequence ATGCTCAATCTCGCTGAGCTAGCCGCCCGTCTGGCTCAGGTCAAGACCATCGCCGTGCTCGGGGCCAAGGACGTCCCAGGGCGTCCCGTGGACCGGGTCGGCCGGTACCTGATCAACAGCGGTTTCACCATTTTCCCCGTTCACCCCGTTCGCAAGGACGTCTGGGGATTGCCCACCTATGCCCGGCTCCGCGATATTCCCGAACCCATCGACCTCGTGGACGTTTTTCGCGCTCCCCAGTTCTGCGCGGATCATGCCCGGGAATGCCTGGAACTGTCTCCTTTGCCCGGAATATTCTGGATGCAGACCGGCATAACCAACCACGAAGCCCGTGAATTGCTTGAGGCGGCCGGCGTGCATGTGGTTGAAGACCTTTGCCTGATGATTGAACACCAACGCCTTGCCGACCATGGATAA
- a CDS encoding two-component system sensor histidine kinase NtrB, whose amino-acid sequence MHILPAIHRETRYLMPMLAMILLGLSLIFVTWQNLRHQRQAVEQHMVLAARAVAMGIEGNMAWRMRGPSRMATPRVSGKEFLQELLTSPDLLFVGVVGSSGQMMLASEDPESFPTLPPAALETLRDERQWHGFARHQGQDILLYVHQLRQPAARHMHETFLPQGHSARGHASYLVLGLDMSEHLVMYHDARRAALWQGGYVLATVVLLWIGAVKLLQRREQSAKVKELEQFQAKLVDNLPDGLLTVDAEGVIRGANPSAVALLGSDGPLPGRRWVDLTLNQQSIRQSNRPDEQRAEPEAEPSPEARAASEPSGAFWRNFSFEDRHLEILAVPLRADERELGERLVLVRDRTEIKKLEDSLQESERLAAIGRLAAAVAHEIRNPLSALRGFAQFFAGKLAGREPEETYARTMVAEADRLNRVITDLLFLAKPKPPQKSAVRLPELLESVEDLLRTDLDRHKIEVRRHFGEERTVWADPDLLKQCLLNLLMNAIQAVAENKGDATGVIDVHMEPGSEGLWVVVRDNGPGMDAQQRQRALEPFYTTRKDGSGLGLAIVRKIVRDHGGRLEISSAPGQGARISMFFPQGAVSELESEQAPDMETA is encoded by the coding sequence ATGCACATCCTGCCGGCCATCCACCGCGAAACGCGCTACCTCATGCCCATGCTGGCCATGATTCTGCTCGGGTTGAGCTTGATCTTCGTCACCTGGCAGAACCTGCGGCATCAGCGACAGGCCGTTGAGCAGCACATGGTGCTGGCGGCCCGGGCCGTGGCCATGGGCATCGAGGGCAACATGGCCTGGCGGATGCGCGGCCCTTCCCGGATGGCCACGCCAAGGGTTTCGGGCAAGGAATTTCTTCAGGAATTGCTGACCTCCCCGGACCTGCTTTTTGTCGGCGTCGTGGGGTCTTCCGGACAGATGATGCTCGCTTCCGAAGATCCGGAGAGCTTTCCGACGCTTCCCCCCGCCGCGCTGGAAACGTTGCGGGACGAGCGACAGTGGCACGGATTCGCCCGTCACCAGGGCCAGGACATCCTGCTCTACGTCCATCAGCTCCGGCAGCCCGCGGCCCGGCACATGCACGAAACCTTTCTGCCCCAGGGCCATTCCGCCCGGGGCCATGCCTCCTATCTCGTCCTCGGCCTGGACATGAGCGAGCATTTGGTCATGTACCACGACGCCCGGCGCGCCGCGCTCTGGCAGGGCGGATACGTGCTGGCCACGGTGGTTCTGCTGTGGATCGGCGCGGTGAAGCTGTTGCAGCGCCGGGAACAAAGCGCCAAAGTCAAGGAACTGGAGCAATTTCAGGCCAAGTTGGTGGACAACCTGCCGGACGGTTTGCTGACCGTGGACGCCGAGGGCGTGATCCGCGGGGCCAATCCTTCAGCCGTGGCTCTGCTGGGAAGTGACGGGCCGTTGCCGGGCCGTCGCTGGGTTGATCTCACCCTCAACCAACAATCCATTCGGCAGTCGAACCGGCCCGATGAACAACGAGCGGAACCAGAAGCCGAGCCGAGCCCGGAAGCGAGGGCCGCGTCAGAGCCCTCGGGGGCGTTCTGGCGGAACTTCTCCTTCGAGGATCGCCATCTGGAAATTCTGGCCGTGCCCTTGCGGGCGGATGAGCGGGAGTTGGGCGAACGGCTGGTGTTGGTCCGGGACCGGACCGAAATCAAAAAGCTGGAAGACAGCCTGCAGGAGTCCGAACGGTTGGCGGCCATCGGCAGGCTGGCCGCGGCCGTGGCCCACGAGATTCGCAATCCGCTCAGCGCCCTGCGCGGATTCGCCCAGTTTTTCGCCGGCAAGCTGGCTGGTCGCGAACCCGAGGAAACCTACGCCCGAACCATGGTCGCCGAAGCCGACCGCCTGAACCGGGTGATCACGGACCTGCTCTTTCTGGCCAAGCCCAAGCCGCCGCAAAAAAGCGCGGTCCGGCTGCCCGAGTTGCTGGAGAGCGTCGAGGATCTGCTGCGCACCGATCTTGACCGTCACAAAATCGAGGTTCGCCGCCATTTTGGCGAGGAGCGAACCGTCTGGGCCGACCCGGACCTGCTCAAGCAGTGCCTGCTCAATCTGCTCATGAACGCGATCCAGGCCGTGGCGGAAAACAAGGGCGACGCAACGGGCGTCATCGACGTCCACATGGAGCCGGGGAGCGAGGGGCTCTGGGTCGTGGTGCGGGACAACGGCCCGGGCATGGACGCCCAACAACGCCAACGCGCCCTGGAACCGTTCTACACCACGCGCAAGGACGGCTCCGGATTGGGGCTGGCCATTGTGCGTAAAATCGTGCGCGACCATGGGGGGCGGCTAGAAATCTCCTCCGCGCCTGGCCAAGGGGCTCGGATCAGCATGTTTTTTCCGCAAGGTGCGGTGTCGGAGCTGGAGTCAGAGCAGGCTCCGGATATGGAAACCGCCTAA
- a CDS encoding J domain-containing protein: MSLNRSYKILGVSPSATLEDVKKAFRKLAFAYHPDLHPDMPDASRRFQELNEAYITVSRHLETQSEAAGQPPPGPKSRRPQADGKRPKDAQETPGGASPGASTGASESDWFSSSRYAKTAHSRYRRQAAYQREDLLKDLLKDPFARQVYEDIYSQVRGTGRERTAASAEEHAKKVLRVEWGDRKLELDFSRSLKDRVGSWLRRQLDDEQTVSFPRRQLFPGKHVRIQIQQGWRGPATTLDVALPPDFIPGQPVRLKGKGRKIGPWQGDLYLRILPK, translated from the coding sequence ATGTCTTTGAATCGCAGCTACAAAATCCTGGGCGTCTCGCCCAGCGCCACCCTGGAAGACGTCAAAAAGGCCTTCCGCAAGCTGGCCTTTGCCTATCATCCGGATCTGCATCCGGACATGCCCGACGCATCCCGCCGGTTTCAGGAACTGAACGAGGCCTACATCACGGTTTCCCGCCATCTGGAAACCCAATCCGAAGCCGCTGGTCAACCGCCTCCGGGACCGAAAAGCCGCCGTCCACAAGCCGACGGCAAGCGACCCAAAGACGCTCAAGAAACGCCGGGCGGCGCTTCGCCAGGTGCTTCGACGGGCGCATCGGAAAGCGATTGGTTCTCCAGTTCCCGCTACGCCAAGACTGCCCACTCCCGCTATCGCCGCCAAGCGGCGTACCAGCGGGAGGATCTGCTTAAGGATCTGCTCAAGGACCCCTTCGCCCGTCAGGTCTATGAAGACATCTACAGTCAGGTTCGAGGAACGGGACGCGAACGGACCGCGGCGTCCGCCGAGGAACATGCCAAGAAGGTGCTGCGCGTGGAATGGGGGGATCGCAAGCTGGAGCTGGACTTCTCCCGAAGCCTCAAGGACCGCGTTGGAAGCTGGCTGCGCCGACAGTTGGACGACGAACAGACGGTCTCCTTTCCCCGCCGCCAACTTTTTCCCGGCAAACACGTCCGCATCCAGATCCAACAAGGCTGGCGCGGCCCTGCCACCACCCTGGACGTGGCCCTGCCGCCGGACTTCATCCCTGGCCAACCCGTCCGGCTTAAAGGCAAAGGCCGCAAGATCGGCCCCTGGCAAGGCGACCTCTATCTGCGTATTCTGCCGAAGTAG
- a CDS encoding Hsp70 family protein — translation MTSIFGIDLGTTNSCISLLRDGKPEVIPVDGSPIVPSVVSFDGDSVIVGQRARNRALLYPEQTIASIKRRMGDPGPVEIAGKSYSPEQVSAHILTYLKEQAESQLDEEVNNVVITVPAYFSDAQRRATRASGELAGLKVERIINEPSAAALFYNHLQLDEPVGNGEQLAVVYDLGGGTFDVSVLRIGEITEVLASTGNTRLGGDDFDQKILEFCVDHIKTKHHLDPRPHRPAMARLLAAAERAKIGLSTVPYVRIEEALLPVGGDNTIDISLELSRERFEDMIQDYLDATRDEVNKALGEASLSAADIHQVLLVGGCTRIPAVIRLMDEMFGPSRKPPVDPDLCVAKGAAIQGGIITGQSCEHVFIDVTAHSLGTAALAGEFERRLQVVPIIPRNTQVPVRRSELFYTVAPEQDEVNVTVYQGESREPEECELIGKIGLRLAPAPAHCPILIEYAYDLDGIIHVRVEQKGYSKMKEANLDSRRRGQQFGDVLEDEVIDLDLDDLEEDGGEPDDAETSPQLLNYILQKARNALEQLRNDGNTEAGDLLKLITAYEQALGGEDDDAVEEAEERLLDFLDELKAD, via the coding sequence ATGACTTCCATTTTCGGCATTGATCTCGGCACTACCAATTCCTGCATCAGTCTGCTTCGGGACGGCAAGCCCGAAGTCATCCCGGTGGACGGGTCCCCCATCGTCCCTTCGGTGGTCAGTTTTGACGGAGATTCGGTCATCGTGGGCCAACGCGCCCGGAATCGCGCCCTGCTGTACCCGGAGCAGACCATCGCCTCCATCAAACGGCGCATGGGTGATCCAGGCCCCGTTGAAATCGCGGGAAAATCCTATTCACCGGAGCAGGTTTCAGCCCATATTCTGACCTACCTCAAGGAACAGGCCGAAAGCCAGTTGGACGAAGAGGTGAACAATGTGGTGATCACCGTGCCGGCCTATTTTTCAGACGCCCAGCGCCGGGCCACGCGCGCGTCGGGCGAACTTGCCGGGCTGAAGGTGGAGCGGATCATCAACGAGCCCAGCGCGGCGGCCTTGTTCTACAACCACCTCCAATTGGACGAACCAGTCGGCAACGGCGAGCAGTTGGCCGTGGTCTACGACCTGGGCGGAGGGACCTTCGATGTGTCCGTCCTGCGCATCGGCGAGATCACCGAAGTTCTGGCCAGCACGGGCAACACCCGCCTGGGCGGGGACGACTTTGACCAGAAAATTCTGGAGTTTTGCGTCGACCATATCAAAACAAAGCATCATCTCGACCCTCGCCCCCACCGCCCAGCCATGGCCCGGCTCCTGGCCGCGGCCGAACGGGCCAAGATCGGCTTGTCCACGGTGCCTTACGTCCGGATCGAAGAAGCCCTGCTGCCTGTGGGAGGCGACAATACCATCGACATTAGCCTGGAACTGTCCCGGGAGCGATTCGAGGACATGATCCAGGACTATCTGGATGCCACTCGGGACGAGGTGAACAAGGCCCTGGGCGAAGCCAGTCTGAGCGCCGCGGACATTCATCAGGTCCTGTTGGTGGGGGGCTGCACCCGGATCCCGGCGGTGATCCGGCTCATGGACGAAATGTTCGGCCCTTCCCGCAAGCCCCCGGTGGATCCGGACCTGTGCGTGGCCAAAGGCGCGGCCATCCAGGGCGGGATCATCACCGGGCAGTCCTGCGAACACGTTTTCATCGACGTTACGGCTCATTCATTGGGAACGGCGGCGTTGGCCGGAGAGTTCGAACGACGACTGCAAGTGGTTCCGATCATTCCCCGGAATACCCAGGTTCCGGTGCGGCGTTCCGAGTTATTCTACACCGTTGCTCCGGAGCAGGACGAGGTCAATGTCACGGTTTACCAGGGTGAGTCACGGGAACCGGAAGAGTGCGAGTTGATCGGCAAGATCGGCCTGCGATTGGCCCCGGCCCCGGCCCATTGCCCGATTCTCATCGAATACGCCTACGACCTGGACGGCATCATCCACGTCCGCGTGGAGCAGAAGGGCTACAGCAAGATGAAGGAAGCAAACCTGGATTCCCGACGGCGGGGGCAGCAGTTCGGGGACGTGCTGGAAGACGAGGTTATCGACCTGGATCTGGATGATCTGGAGGAGGACGGCGGCGAGCCCGACGACGCGGAAACGTCTCCGCAACTCTTGAACTATATCCTCCAAAAAGCCCGCAATGCCTTGGAGCAACTGCGAAACGACGGCAACACCGAGGCGGGCGATCTGCTGAAGTTGATCACGGCCTATGAACAGGCCCTGGGGGGCGAGGACGACGACGCAGTGGAAGAGGCTGAGGAACGGTTGTTGGACTTTCTGGATGAACTGAAAGCTGATTAG
- the mqnC gene encoding cyclic dehypoxanthinyl futalosine synthase has protein sequence MAEQRISAAEALGLWNDSNVIEIGALAHAERTALHPQAVVTYIVDRNINYTNICVSGCRFCAFFRPPGHAEGYVLGLDELGVKVRETMELGGRQILLQGGMNPELSLDFYRIMLTFLKREFPEVAVHGFSPPEIVFLSETSGMSVAEVVARLAAAGLDSIPGGGAEILVDHVRTRISPHKCSAAKWLEVMECAHRQGLKTTATMMFGHGERIEDRLEHLGKLRDLQDQTGGFTAFIPWTFQPRNTQIDVPEASSVEYLKFLALSRLYLDNVPHIQASWVTQGPLVGQMALHWGADDMGSTMIEENVVAAAGVRFLLPEEDLRAIVEGAGFTPMRRRMDYSPA, from the coding sequence ATGGCGGAACAACGCATCAGCGCGGCGGAAGCCCTGGGACTCTGGAACGATTCGAACGTCATCGAAATCGGGGCCCTGGCCCATGCCGAAAGGACGGCCCTGCATCCCCAGGCCGTGGTCACGTATATCGTGGACAGAAACATCAACTACACCAACATCTGCGTGTCCGGGTGCCGATTTTGCGCCTTCTTTCGACCGCCGGGCCATGCCGAAGGCTATGTCCTGGGACTGGACGAACTGGGCGTGAAGGTTCGGGAAACCATGGAGCTCGGCGGGCGACAGATCCTGCTCCAGGGCGGGATGAACCCGGAATTGAGCCTGGATTTCTACCGGATCATGCTCACGTTTCTGAAGCGGGAATTTCCGGAAGTGGCCGTACACGGCTTCTCCCCCCCGGAGATCGTGTTTTTGTCCGAGACATCCGGCATGAGCGTAGCCGAAGTGGTGGCCCGCCTTGCCGCGGCGGGCCTGGATTCCATTCCCGGCGGAGGGGCGGAAATTCTGGTGGACCACGTCCGCACCCGGATCTCGCCCCATAAATGCTCCGCCGCCAAATGGCTGGAAGTCATGGAATGCGCCCACCGTCAGGGATTGAAGACCACGGCGACCATGATGTTCGGGCACGGGGAAAGGATCGAAGATCGGTTGGAGCACCTGGGAAAGCTGCGCGACCTGCAGGACCAAACCGGCGGATTCACCGCGTTCATTCCCTGGACCTTTCAGCCCCGCAACACCCAGATCGACGTCCCCGAAGCCTCTTCCGTGGAATACCTGAAGTTTCTGGCCCTCAGCCGTCTCTATCTGGACAACGTCCCGCACATCCAGGCTTCCTGGGTCACCCAGGGCCCCCTGGTGGGCCAGATGGCCCTGCACTGGGGCGCGGACGACATGGGGTCGACCATGATCGAGGAAAACGTCGTCGCCGCCGCCGGGGTCCGCTTCCTGCTCCCCGAGGAGGATCTGCGGGCCATCGTCGAGGGCGCGGGATTCACCCCCATGCGCCGACGAATGGATTATTCACCGGCGTGA
- a CDS encoding helix-turn-helix domain-containing protein: MDIKPLRTEHDYRSTLERIEGLMTAEANTPEGDLLDILVTLVEAYERKYFPMELPDPVEAIKFRMDQLGLRPKDLEPMIGRSNRVYEILNRKRPLTLKMVWQLHKNLGIPAESLVKQPENVCVR; encoded by the coding sequence ATGGATATCAAGCCGCTTCGCACGGAGCACGATTACCGTTCAACCCTTGAACGAATTGAAGGCCTCATGACGGCTGAAGCGAATACGCCGGAAGGCGATCTTCTCGACATTCTGGTTACGCTGGTCGAAGCGTATGAGCGGAAGTATTTCCCCATGGAGCTTCCCGATCCGGTGGAAGCAATCAAATTCCGTATGGATCAATTGGGGCTTCGGCCAAAAGACCTGGAACCCATGATCGGACGCAGCAACCGAGTTTATGAGATACTCAACCGCAAGCGACCATTGACCTTGAAAATGGTCTGGCAGTTGCACAAAAATCTGGGCATACCCGCTGAAAGCCTGGTCAAGCAGCCGGAAAACGTCTGTGTCAGATAG
- a CDS encoding YkgJ family cysteine cluster protein, whose protein sequence is MDNPKENAAFTCLRCGGCCQGEGGIVLTETDVDRLCGHLGMERQAFAAAYVETVGGKNRLRTDAKGWCIFFAEGCSVHPAKPTICRAWPFFRGNMVDATSWEMAQDACPGINPGPGHVEFVAQGETYLRSLEVEPSSDVGPNALRGRDAQDAS, encoded by the coding sequence ATGGATAATCCAAAGGAAAACGCCGCGTTCACCTGTCTGCGCTGCGGCGGTTGCTGCCAGGGCGAAGGAGGCATCGTGCTCACCGAAACCGACGTGGACCGCCTTTGCGGCCATTTGGGCATGGAGCGCCAGGCTTTTGCCGCCGCCTACGTGGAGACGGTCGGCGGCAAGAATCGGTTGCGGACCGACGCCAAAGGATGGTGCATCTTCTTCGCCGAGGGCTGCTCCGTGCATCCGGCCAAACCCACGATCTGTCGCGCCTGGCCTTTTTTTCGGGGCAACATGGTGGACGCGACAAGTTGGGAAATGGCCCAGGACGCCTGCCCGGGCATCAATCCCGGACCGGGGCATGTCGAGTTCGTCGCCCAGGGAGAGACGTATCTGCGGAGCCTGGAGGTGGAACCGTCCTCGGATGTCGGCCCGAATGCCCTGCGCGGGAGGGATGCGCAAGACGCCTCCTGA